A portion of the Paenibacillus hamazuiensis genome contains these proteins:
- a CDS encoding transglycosylase domain-containing protein, producing MKKLFSFMFSSLVVFAAFSIVFLLYLRSQALPASKMEQATQMYDVHGEIIDSFHSGQNREAVRLSDVSDYLVKATLATEDRNFYNHFGFDPKGIIRAAYVNLQHMAKVQGAGTITQQLARNLYLNHERTWTRKIKETFYAMQLEMHLSKDEILEQYLNQIYYGHSTYGIQAAAKLFFGKDARDLTLAESALLAGIPKGPRYYSPYYDEKKAKERQMTVLQTMVESGYITQREADRASKEPLTYKPLEEKKPAAAPYFRDYVRNLAIDKLGIPEEQFDEGGLKVYTTLDLRAQKIADDVVASTLKDRGELQAALVAVDPRNGYIKAMVGGKSYAENQYNRALASSRQPGSSFKPFVYYTGLQTNRFTPVTRFKSEPTTFTYDKGRQTYTPSNFNNHYFDWIDLRTAIAKSDNIFAVHTLLDVGAENVIATARKFGITSPMQPLPSLALGTFPVSPLEMASAFGVFANQGVHVDPVAILKIENSSGRVLYEAEPHEEQVADPNYTYVMTSLMESVFDDGGTGSRVSKQIKRPVAGKTGTTDTDAWMVGFTPELSTAVWVGYDKGRTVSAVESYLAAPIFADFTEGALESVPPKLFPIPDGVVNVYIDPATGKLANEDCPNSRMEAFVKGTEPTEYCTQKPAPAKETPPKTKGNSTWWNDLKRWWND from the coding sequence ATGAAAAAGCTCTTTTCCTTCATGTTCTCGTCCCTGGTGGTATTTGCCGCCTTTTCGATAGTATTTTTGCTGTACCTTCGCTCCCAGGCATTGCCCGCCTCCAAAATGGAGCAAGCGACGCAAATGTACGACGTCCACGGAGAAATCATCGATTCCTTTCATTCCGGGCAAAACCGCGAAGCCGTAAGGCTGTCGGACGTGTCGGATTATTTGGTGAAGGCGACGCTGGCGACGGAGGACCGCAATTTTTACAACCATTTCGGCTTCGATCCGAAAGGCATTATTCGGGCCGCCTACGTCAACCTGCAGCATATGGCCAAGGTGCAGGGCGCCGGGACGATCACCCAGCAGCTCGCGCGGAATTTGTATTTGAACCACGAGCGGACGTGGACGCGCAAAATCAAGGAAACGTTTTACGCGATGCAGCTTGAGATGCACTTGTCAAAGGACGAAATCCTTGAGCAGTATTTGAACCAAATTTATTACGGGCACTCCACGTACGGCATTCAGGCGGCGGCAAAGCTGTTTTTCGGCAAGGACGCCCGCGACCTGACGCTGGCGGAAAGCGCGCTCCTGGCCGGCATCCCGAAGGGACCGCGCTACTACTCTCCTTATTATGACGAGAAAAAAGCGAAGGAGCGCCAGATGACGGTGCTGCAGACGATGGTCGAAAGCGGATATATCACCCAGCGGGAGGCCGATCGGGCGTCGAAAGAACCTTTAACCTACAAGCCGCTGGAGGAAAAAAAGCCGGCCGCCGCGCCGTATTTTCGCGATTACGTGCGTAATCTCGCAATCGACAAACTCGGCATTCCCGAGGAACAATTCGACGAAGGCGGGCTGAAGGTGTACACGACGCTGGACCTGCGCGCGCAAAAAATCGCCGACGACGTTGTGGCGAGCACTTTGAAGGACCGTGGAGAGCTGCAGGCCGCTTTGGTCGCGGTCGATCCGCGCAACGGCTACATCAAGGCGATGGTCGGCGGCAAAAGCTATGCGGAAAACCAGTACAACCGCGCTCTGGCGTCCAGCCGCCAGCCGGGGTCGTCGTTCAAGCCGTTCGTGTATTACACGGGGCTGCAGACGAACCGGTTCACCCCGGTCACCCGGTTCAAAAGCGAGCCGACGACGTTCACCTACGATAAAGGACGGCAGACGTACACGCCGAGCAACTTCAACAATCATTATTTCGATTGGATCGATTTGCGTACGGCGATCGCCAAATCGGACAATATTTTCGCCGTGCACACGCTGCTGGACGTGGGGGCGGAAAACGTCATCGCCACCGCACGCAAATTCGGCATCACAAGCCCGATGCAGCCTTTGCCTTCGCTGGCGCTCGGCACATTCCCGGTCAGCCCGCTGGAAATGGCTTCGGCGTTCGGCGTGTTCGCCAATCAAGGGGTACATGTCGATCCGGTGGCGATTTTGAAAATCGAGAATTCTTCGGGCCGCGTCCTGTACGAAGCGGAGCCGCACGAGGAGCAGGTCGCCGACCCGAATTATACGTACGTGATGACCAGCCTGATGGAAAGCGTCTTTGACGACGGCGGCACCGGCAGCCGCGTCTCGAAGCAGATCAAACGGCCGGTCGCCGGCAAAACCGGCACGACCGATACCGACGCGTGGATGGTCGGCTTCACGCCGGAGCTGTCCACGGCCGTATGGGTCGGCTACGACAAAGGCCGCACCGTCAGCGCGGTGGAATCGTATTTGGCCGCGCCGATTTTCGCCGATTTCACGGAAGGCGCGCTCGAGTCGGTGCCGCCGAAGCTGTTCCCGATCCCGGACGGCGTCGTGAACGTATACATCGATCCGGCCACAGGCAAGCTCGCCAACGAAGACTGCCCGAACTCGCGGATGGAAGCGTTCGTGAAAGGCACTGAGCCGACCGAATACTGCACGCAAAAACCGGCGCCCGCCAAGGAAACGCCGCCGAAGACGAAGGGCAACTCGACGTGGTGGAACGATCTGAAGCGCTGGTGGAACGACTGA
- a CDS encoding S8 family peptidase translates to MNTALFVQLLHSELEDTGGTADVKRHIIRFNTRRDYAACVKQIGRLKSQLTRLGSVQFLKIINAISCNLRSVSRVARTPYVHSVEVDIKMKVHGIKAKSGERPQKSKSIGEQVTIPWGIRHIKAHRAWSKSKGSQIHVGVIDTGVDYSHPDLRHSLSRGINLLQRHMLPNDDNGHGTHIAGTIAAASRQRGIVGVAPHAIIHPVKAFDYQGSAFVSDIINGIDWCVNNDLHIINMSFGMKTYSRSLEAAIRNAYQAGTIVVASSGNEGKKATIDYPARFSQTISVGATTKGSKIAPFSNQSRLIDIYAPGDKIYSTWLRGRYNELSGTSMATSHVSGVIALMLASRPTLRPTQVKLLLKKNAVPLTKSAKKSGEVREIHALRAVQAAIKAVNINRKA, encoded by the coding sequence GTGAATACGGCTCTTTTTGTCCAGCTGCTTCACAGCGAGCTCGAAGATACGGGCGGCACCGCGGATGTGAAGCGCCACATCATTCGCTTTAACACCCGCCGCGATTACGCGGCCTGCGTCAAGCAGATCGGGCGGCTGAAATCTCAGCTCACGCGCCTCGGCTCCGTTCAGTTTTTGAAAATCATCAACGCCATTTCCTGCAATTTGCGCTCCGTCAGCCGGGTGGCCCGCACTCCCTACGTCCATTCGGTCGAAGTCGATATTAAAATGAAAGTGCACGGCATCAAGGCAAAGTCCGGCGAACGGCCGCAGAAGTCGAAAAGCATCGGCGAGCAGGTGACCATCCCGTGGGGGATCCGCCACATCAAGGCCCACCGCGCTTGGTCCAAATCGAAAGGCTCGCAAATTCACGTCGGCGTCATCGACACCGGCGTCGATTATTCCCATCCGGACCTGCGGCATTCGTTATCCAGAGGCATCAACCTGCTCCAGCGGCATATGCTGCCAAACGACGACAACGGTCACGGGACTCATATCGCCGGAACTATCGCAGCCGCTTCCCGGCAGCGCGGCATCGTCGGAGTCGCCCCCCACGCGATCATTCATCCGGTCAAGGCGTTCGACTATCAGGGAAGCGCGTTCGTCTCCGATATCATCAACGGCATCGACTGGTGCGTAAATAACGACCTGCACATCATCAATATGAGCTTTGGCATGAAAACGTACAGCCGCTCGCTGGAGGCGGCCATCCGCAACGCTTATCAAGCCGGTACGATCGTCGTCGCTTCTTCCGGCAACGAAGGGAAAAAGGCGACGATCGATTATCCGGCCCGTTTCTCGCAAACGATTTCGGTGGGCGCCACCACCAAGGGCAGCAAAATAGCTCCGTTCAGCAATCAAAGCCGGCTTATCGATATTTATGCGCCGGGAGATAAAATATACTCCACCTGGCTCCGCGGACGATACAACGAGCTTTCCGGCACGTCGATGGCGACCTCGCACGTATCGGGCGTCATTGCGCTCATGCTCGCATCCCGTCCGACGCTGCGGCCGACGCAGGTGAAGCTGCTTTTGAAAAAAAATGCCGTCCCGCTGACAAAATCGGCCAAAAAATCGGGGGAAGTCCGCGAAATTCATGCGCTGCGTGCCGTTCAAGCCGCCATCAAGGCGGTGAATATAAATCGAAAAGCTTAG
- a CDS encoding DUF1259 domain-containing protein, giving the protein MNETVCKQFAEIVGGRPTLENGVCSVSIPRRLRAYIMGRPVRSHHVLGVDLSIESPDARGNTLNLGEISLLQDEIAPFTHRLQNQGILISAIHNHWLFEQPPIYYVHFMSVEPPLQFARKTLFALSVLQM; this is encoded by the coding sequence ATGAACGAAACGGTATGCAAGCAATTTGCGGAAATCGTCGGGGGGCGGCCTACGCTGGAAAACGGGGTGTGCTCCGTATCCATTCCCCGCCGGCTCCGCGCCTATATTATGGGGAGGCCGGTGCGAAGTCACCACGTGCTGGGAGTCGACCTCTCCATCGAGTCGCCGGATGCACGGGGAAACACGCTGAATCTGGGCGAAATTTCGCTGCTTCAGGACGAAATCGCCCCCTTCACCCATCGGCTGCAAAACCAGGGCATTCTCATCAGCGCCATACACAACCATTGGTTGTTTGAACAGCCGCCCATTTACTATGTACACTTTATGTCGGTCGAACCTCCGCTTCAATTCGCCCGCAAGACCTTGTTTGCGTTAAGCGTGCTGCAAATGTAA
- a CDS encoding AraC family transcriptional regulator — MNKNIFRVMTDMDSRLPLYITSAGGWDNQELMEREDGFPDYQWIQTKEGIGQLDVGGKSYTLSRGQGMLLFPHEKHAYYPVKEPWEVQWVTFNGNHADKLLADLGFQGSQVLYLTHPDVTLRKMHAALSALQSNDPLRAIECSGWVYRIVLDLFQYASRSEVKSKQQHFEQLTPIFDFIERHYHEDITLQQLAGQLGISPQYTCLLFRETVGLRPFVYITRFRLSKAKELLLRQAALEIKEVAKQVGYEDPSYFIKLFKQQEGVTPSHFRRIHMGLDHLP; from the coding sequence GTGAATAAAAATATTTTTCGCGTCATGACGGATATGGATTCAAGACTGCCTCTGTACATCACGAGCGCCGGAGGCTGGGACAATCAGGAGCTGATGGAGCGAGAAGACGGTTTTCCCGATTACCAGTGGATTCAAACGAAGGAAGGCATAGGGCAGCTCGATGTCGGCGGCAAATCGTACACGTTATCCCGGGGGCAGGGCATGCTGCTTTTTCCCCATGAAAAACATGCTTATTATCCGGTGAAGGAACCTTGGGAGGTGCAGTGGGTAACGTTTAACGGCAACCATGCGGACAAGCTGCTCGCCGATCTCGGCTTTCAAGGCTCGCAGGTGCTGTATTTAACGCACCCGGACGTGACGCTTCGCAAGATGCATGCAGCCTTAAGCGCGCTACAGTCGAACGATCCGCTCCGCGCGATCGAGTGCTCGGGGTGGGTATACCGGATCGTGCTCGATTTGTTCCAGTACGCTTCCCGGTCGGAGGTGAAGTCGAAGCAGCAGCATTTTGAGCAGCTCACCCCGATTTTCGATTTTATCGAGCGGCATTATCACGAGGATATCACTCTCCAGCAGCTCGCCGGGCAGCTCGGGATTTCCCCGCAGTATACGTGCCTGCTGTTCCGGGAAACGGTCGGCCTTCGCCCGTTTGTGTACATCACCCGTTTCCGGCTGAGCAAGGCGAAGGAGCTGCTGCTCCGCCAGGCCGCTCTGGAAATCAAGGAAGTGGCCAAGCAGGTCGGCTATGAGGATCCCAGCTACTTCATCAAGCTGTTCAAGCAGCAGGAAGGGGTTACCCCGAGCCATTTTCGGCGAATTCATATGGGGCTGGACCATTTGCCGTGA
- the rpoE gene encoding DNA-directed RNA polymerase subunit delta, protein MSAQYTLKIGTEQAKEMPMVDLAFELLKAANTPFYYRDLMAEIAKIKGLSDEEVMQVIAQLYTEINIDGRFACVGTNLWGLKRWYPVEKSEDAVGNAKRPRIINDDDDDLDEEDIFEEEEDAYAEEEDFDSYDTVRDDFDAEEEVEEEGEFFEEEEIEEEELDDVGLDDAEEDLDDELDEVDDEELDDEDEDK, encoded by the coding sequence ATGAGCGCGCAGTACACGCTGAAAATCGGCACGGAGCAAGCGAAGGAAATGCCAATGGTCGATCTGGCCTTTGAACTGCTCAAGGCGGCCAATACTCCGTTTTATTACCGCGACCTGATGGCGGAGATCGCTAAGATCAAAGGTCTTTCCGACGAAGAAGTCATGCAGGTGATCGCTCAGCTATATACCGAAATCAATATCGACGGCCGCTTCGCTTGCGTAGGCACCAATCTGTGGGGGCTGAAGCGCTGGTATCCGGTGGAAAAATCCGAGGATGCCGTAGGCAATGCGAAACGTCCGCGCATCATTAACGATGACGACGACGATCTCGACGAAGAGGATATTTTCGAAGAAGAGGAAGATGCGTACGCGGAGGAAGAGGATTTCGATTCCTACGATACGGTGCGCGACGACTTCGATGCCGAGGAAGAAGTCGAAGAAGAAGGCGAGTTCTTCGAGGAAGAGGAGATTGAGGAAGAAGAGCTGGACGATGTCGGTCTGGACGATGCCGAAGAAGACCTCGACGACGAGCTGGATGAAGTCGATGACGAGGAATTGGACGACGAGGATGAGGATAAATAA
- a CDS encoding DUF1934 domain-containing protein: MTSKQAVSIRVSSASEGQRIDQRYNGDLYLKGDYAYLRYAESETELGKTTTVIKIGREEIRILRQGDVVSEQSFAKGKRLAGYYETPRGRLTLETETDSMSIEIEEGIGVIRWSYLLLAGNDQVGRYSLQLDIRPAGGG; the protein is encoded by the coding sequence GTGACTTCAAAACAGGCCGTTTCGATCCGGGTTTCCAGCGCCTCTGAAGGGCAGCGTATCGACCAGCGGTATAACGGGGATTTGTATCTCAAAGGAGATTATGCGTATCTTCGATATGCGGAGTCGGAAACGGAACTCGGCAAAACGACGACGGTCATAAAAATAGGGCGCGAAGAAATTCGCATCCTCAGGCAGGGCGACGTGGTCTCGGAGCAGAGCTTTGCAAAAGGGAAACGTCTTGCGGGATATTACGAGACCCCCCGGGGACGGCTCACGCTGGAGACCGAGACGGACTCGATGTCCATCGAGATCGAGGAAGGCATCGGAGTCATACGCTGGAGTTATTTGCTGCTGGCCGGCAACGACCAAGTGGGGCGTTATAGTCTGCAGCTCGACATTCGGCCTGCGGGAGGGGGTTGA
- the speE gene encoding polyamine aminopropyltransferase, which translates to MELWYTEKQTENFGITAKIRETLVTEKTDFQDLAMIDTVEWGRMLVLDGMVMTTIKDEFVYHEMVAHPALYTHPNPKHVLVVGGGDGGVIREVLKHPEVEKAVLVEIDGKVIEYSKKYLPEIAGELDNPRVEVIVNDGYMHIHDHKNTYDVIMVDSTEPVGPAVNLFTQGFYKGIFDALKEDGIFVAQTDNPWFKADLIKTVNRDVKEIFPIVRVYCANIPTYPSGLWTFTMGSKKYDPLQVDETKIPDIDTKYYTPRLHKAAFALPKFVEDLTK; encoded by the coding sequence ATGGAATTGTGGTATACGGAGAAACAAACGGAAAACTTCGGCATTACGGCTAAAATCCGCGAGACGCTCGTTACGGAAAAAACCGATTTTCAAGATTTGGCGATGATCGATACGGTCGAATGGGGCCGCATGCTCGTGCTGGACGGCATGGTCATGACAACGATCAAGGACGAGTTCGTATACCATGAGATGGTCGCGCATCCGGCGCTCTATACGCATCCGAATCCGAAGCACGTGCTCGTTGTCGGTGGCGGGGACGGCGGCGTTATCCGCGAGGTGCTGAAGCATCCCGAAGTGGAGAAGGCGGTTCTCGTAGAGATCGACGGCAAAGTCATCGAGTATTCGAAAAAGTACCTGCCGGAAATCGCCGGCGAGCTCGATAACCCGCGCGTGGAAGTGATCGTCAACGACGGCTACATGCACATCCACGATCACAAAAATACATACGACGTCATCATGGTCGACTCGACCGAGCCGGTCGGACCGGCGGTCAACCTGTTTACGCAAGGCTTCTATAAAGGCATTTTCGACGCGCTGAAGGAAGACGGCATCTTCGTCGCACAGACGGACAATCCGTGGTTCAAGGCCGATCTGATCAAAACCGTGAACCGCGACGTGAAGGAAATTTTCCCTATCGTTCGCGTGTACTGCGCCAACATCCCGACGTATCCGAGCGGTCTGTGGACCTTCACGATGGGCAGCAAGAAATACGATCCGCTGCAAGTGGACGAAACGAAAATCCCGGACATCGATACGAAGTATTACACGCCAAGGCTGCACAAAGCGGCTTTTGCGCTGCCGAAGTTCGTTGAGGATTTGACGAAGTAA
- a CDS encoding beta-galactosidase, with product MVSKNAVLKDMFYGGDYNPEQWSEDVWQDDMRLMKKAGVNIVSVGIFSWAVLQTSPDTYDFGWLDRMMDLLAQNGIYADLATATASPPAWMARHYPDSLPVDENGVRYSQGARQHYCPNSKAFRLLAAKLVRKLAERYKHHPALAMWHINNEYGCHISRCYCDQCAAEFRVWLQKRYGTLDELNARWGTNFWSQKYYDWEEIGLPRKTPTYPNPGQDLDYARFMSDSLLECYLTEYRILREETPGIPIMTNFMGFFKPLDYFEWAKHMDVVTWDSYPEPTAGIPVGAAMAHDLMRSLKGGEPFILMEQVTSQVNWRRHNPVKRPGVMRLWSYQTVARGGDGVMFFQWRQSRAGAEKFHGAMVSHTGDENSRVYREVEQLGNELKRLTPVVGSRVKAKVAILFDWHNWWALELSSKPNWDVRYVEQIAHYYKPLFEQNIAVDFVQPTGDLSGYSVVFAPTLYMVEPGVKENLESYVAGGGTLLTTFFSGMVDENDRIHLGGYPAPLRKLLGLTVEELDPMLPEQTNRIVVSGLAPEADGEYECSLWADVIRLEGAQALAAFAEDFYAGGPAVTVNAFGSGKAYYVGTRGEESFTSRLVAKVLADAGVQAPLAAEPGVEVQCREKEDQRFVFVLNHLPRPASITLPAGEHRELIGGEALSGTLELAPNGVAVMQLAP from the coding sequence ATGGTTTCGAAAAATGCGGTGCTTAAGGACATGTTCTATGGAGGCGACTACAACCCGGAGCAGTGGTCCGAAGATGTATGGCAGGATGATATGAGGCTGATGAAAAAAGCCGGCGTCAACATCGTCAGCGTCGGTATTTTCAGCTGGGCGGTGCTGCAGACGAGCCCGGATACGTACGATTTCGGCTGGTTGGACCGGATGATGGATCTGCTCGCGCAAAACGGCATCTATGCCGATCTCGCGACGGCGACTGCATCACCGCCGGCCTGGATGGCGCGCCATTATCCGGATTCGCTGCCGGTCGACGAGAACGGCGTGCGCTACTCGCAGGGGGCGCGGCAGCATTACTGCCCGAACAGCAAGGCGTTCCGGCTGCTGGCGGCAAAGCTCGTCCGCAAGCTGGCCGAGCGGTACAAACATCACCCGGCGCTTGCGATGTGGCACATCAACAACGAATACGGCTGCCACATATCCCGCTGCTATTGCGACCAGTGTGCAGCCGAATTCCGCGTCTGGCTGCAAAAGCGGTACGGTACGCTGGATGAACTGAACGCGCGGTGGGGGACGAATTTCTGGAGCCAGAAATACTACGACTGGGAAGAGATCGGGCTGCCCCGCAAAACGCCGACCTACCCAAACCCGGGGCAGGATCTCGATTATGCCCGCTTCATGTCGGACAGCCTGCTCGAGTGCTACCTTACGGAATACCGCATTCTCCGCGAGGAAACGCCGGGCATTCCGATCATGACCAATTTCATGGGCTTCTTCAAGCCGCTCGATTATTTCGAATGGGCCAAACATATGGACGTCGTGACATGGGACAGCTACCCGGAGCCGACGGCGGGCATTCCGGTCGGAGCGGCGATGGCCCACGATTTGATGCGCAGCCTGAAGGGCGGCGAGCCTTTCATCCTGATGGAGCAGGTGACGAGCCAGGTGAACTGGCGCCGGCACAATCCGGTCAAGCGGCCGGGGGTCATGCGCTTGTGGAGCTACCAGACGGTGGCGCGGGGCGGCGACGGCGTTATGTTTTTCCAGTGGCGCCAGTCCCGGGCCGGAGCGGAGAAGTTTCACGGCGCGATGGTGTCGCATACCGGCGACGAGAACAGCCGCGTCTACCGCGAGGTGGAGCAGCTCGGCAACGAGCTGAAGCGGCTTACGCCGGTTGTAGGTTCGCGGGTCAAGGCGAAGGTGGCGATATTGTTCGACTGGCACAACTGGTGGGCTTTGGAGCTTTCGTCCAAACCGAACTGGGATGTGCGTTATGTAGAGCAGATCGCGCACTACTATAAACCGCTGTTCGAGCAAAATATCGCTGTCGACTTCGTGCAGCCGACCGGCGATTTGAGCGGATACAGCGTTGTGTTCGCCCCGACGCTGTACATGGTGGAGCCGGGCGTAAAGGAAAACCTCGAAAGCTACGTAGCGGGCGGGGGAACGCTGCTCACGACCTTCTTCAGCGGAATGGTCGACGAGAACGACCGGATTCATCTCGGCGGCTACCCGGCGCCGCTGCGCAAGCTGCTCGGACTGACCGTCGAAGAGCTCGATCCGATGCTTCCGGAGCAGACGAACCGGATTGTCGTTTCCGGGCTTGCTCCGGAAGCGGACGGCGAATACGAATGCAGCCTTTGGGCCGATGTGATCCGCCTCGAGGGAGCGCAGGCTCTGGCCGCATTCGCCGAAGATTTTTATGCCGGCGGTCCGGCGGTGACCGTCAATGCCTTCGGCAGCGGCAAAGCCTACTATGTCGGCACTCGGGGCGAGGAGAGCTTCACATCGCGGCTGGTCGCCAAGGTGCTGGCCGATGCCGGCGTGCAGGCTCCGCTTGCCGCGGAGCCCGGCGTAGAGGTGCAGTGCCGCGAGAAGGAAGATCAGCGATTCGTGTTCGTGCTGAACCATTTGCCGCGGCCCGCTTCCATCACGCTGCCCGCAGGCGAGCACCGCGAGCTGATCGGCGGAGAGGCGCTGAGCGGCACGCTGGAGCTGGCTCCGAACGGAGTAGCTGTTATGCAACTGGCCCCGTAA
- a CDS encoding M16 family metallopeptidase gives MLEKTVLRNGLTIITDHNEKAVSTLLCYWVKAGGHHEGGYPYGIAHFLEHMMFKGTASRTKENINEQAEESGGRLNASTGADRTRYFMYTPYDEWKRGAELLTDMVFRPAFPEEEIVREKTVVIEEIKRSEDNPREYGVRQLFRILRGMHPERASVLGTEASVASITRDDLLRFHRQFYQPGNVVLVATGHIDHDALVAYVDSLTVPATTSLPSPVGLAKLSPCPLDGRTIHIARDIRQAQLHWGMYGPDAGSADKYAGFVALHLLGGGRSSRLRKLIRAERGLAYDVSARLSPLVSEGFISGYAGIDPQHIDEVRRIIVTELERLGCERVQDDELLRAQKAITGGYLIAEDRPEAVNARLAAQHMYGDVIDPGVFADRIREVTADDVLRFAQTYLQETKMLFIQVSREGEAGAGRSETDERTA, from the coding sequence ATGTTGGAAAAAACGGTACTCCGTAACGGGCTGACCATCATTACCGATCATAACGAAAAAGCCGTTTCCACTCTGCTTTGTTATTGGGTGAAAGCCGGCGGTCATCACGAAGGGGGATATCCGTACGGGATCGCCCATTTTCTGGAGCATATGATGTTCAAAGGTACGGCATCGCGTACGAAGGAAAACATCAACGAGCAGGCGGAGGAAAGCGGCGGCAGGCTGAACGCGTCTACAGGTGCGGACCGGACGCGGTATTTCATGTACACTCCGTATGACGAATGGAAGCGGGGTGCGGAGCTGTTGACCGATATGGTGTTTCGCCCTGCCTTTCCGGAAGAGGAGATTGTCAGGGAGAAGACGGTGGTTATCGAGGAGATTAAACGCTCGGAGGACAACCCGCGGGAGTACGGGGTCCGGCAGCTGTTTCGCATCCTCCGCGGCATGCATCCGGAGCGGGCAAGCGTACTCGGAACGGAGGCGTCGGTCGCCTCGATCACCCGCGACGATTTGCTCCGATTTCATCGGCAGTTTTATCAGCCGGGCAACGTGGTGCTTGTAGCTACCGGTCATATCGACCACGATGCGCTCGTCGCTTATGTGGACTCGCTTACGGTTCCGGCGACGACCAGTCTGCCTTCGCCGGTCGGCCTGGCGAAGCTCAGCCCGTGTCCGCTGGACGGGCGGACGATCCATATCGCAAGGGATATTCGGCAAGCGCAGCTGCACTGGGGCATGTACGGGCCGGACGCCGGATCGGCGGACAAATATGCGGGGTTTGTCGCGCTCCATCTGCTGGGGGGAGGCCGCAGCTCCCGGCTGCGGAAGCTGATCCGCGCGGAGCGGGGGCTTGCCTACGACGTCTCGGCAAGGCTGAGTCCGCTCGTCAGCGAAGGGTTTATTTCCGGCTACGCGGGTATCGACCCGCAGCATATCGACGAGGTGCGCCGCATCATCGTGACCGAGCTGGAGCGGCTGGGATGCGAGCGGGTGCAGGACGACGAGCTGCTGCGCGCTCAAAAGGCGATTACGGGCGGCTATCTGATCGCCGAGGATCGGCCGGAGGCGGTGAACGCCCGGCTCGCGGCGCAGCATATGTACGGCGATGTCATCGACCCGGGCGTATTTGCCGACCGGATCCGCGAGGTGACGGCCGATGACGTGCTCCGGTTTGCGCAAACGTACTTGCAGGAAACCAAAATGCTGTTTATCCAGGTGAGCCGCGAGGGCGAAGCGGGGGCGGGCCGCTCGGAAACGGACGAACGGACGGCGTAA
- the speB gene encoding agmatinase, translated as MRLDQKYSGNVFILSSDDYAASRAVIYGMPMDYTVSFRPGSRFGPARIREVSIGLEEYSPYLDKSLEDITYFDAGDLLLPFGNAGRSLEIIGEYVRGLLADGKFPFGLGGEHLVSWPVIQEVYKKYPDLALIHIDAHADLREQYEGEPLSHSTPVRKAAALMGGKNIYQFGIRSGSREEFQFGRENINFHPFEVLAPLKKVLPELAGRPVYLTIDIDVLDPSCAPGTGTAEAGGITSKELLEAIHAMAASDINFVGADLVEVAPGYDPTEQTQIVASKLIREMLLGLVR; from the coding sequence ATGCGTTTGGATCAAAAATATTCCGGCAACGTGTTCATCCTGAGCTCCGACGATTACGCGGCTTCCCGCGCAGTCATCTACGGCATGCCGATGGATTATACCGTCAGCTTCCGTCCCGGCTCCCGCTTCGGCCCGGCGCGTATCCGCGAAGTGTCGATCGGGCTGGAGGAATACAGTCCTTATCTCGATAAAAGCCTCGAAGACATCACCTATTTCGATGCCGGGGACCTGCTGCTGCCGTTCGGCAACGCCGGACGCAGCCTGGAAATCATCGGCGAATATGTGCGCGGTTTGCTAGCGGACGGTAAATTCCCGTTTGGCCTCGGCGGCGAGCACCTCGTCAGCTGGCCGGTCATTCAGGAAGTGTATAAGAAATATCCGGACCTCGCGCTCATCCATATCGACGCTCACGCCGACCTGCGCGAGCAGTACGAAGGCGAGCCCCTGTCGCACTCGACTCCGGTCCGCAAAGCCGCTGCGCTGATGGGCGGCAAAAACATTTACCAATTCGGCATCCGCTCCGGTTCGCGCGAGGAGTTCCAGTTCGGCCGCGAGAACATCAACTTCCACCCGTTCGAGGTGCTGGCGCCGCTGAAAAAAGTGCTGCCGGAACTCGCCGGACGGCCGGTCTACTTGACGATCGACATCGACGTTCTCGATCCGTCCTGCGCGCCGGGCACCGGTACGGCCGAAGCGGGCGGTATCACGTCGAAGGAGCTGCTTGAGGCGATTCACGCAATGGCGGCGTCAGATATCAACTTCGTCGGCGCCGATCTGGTGGAGGTTGCCCCGGGGTACGACCCGACGGAGCAGACGCAGATTGTGGCCAGCAAGCTGATTCGCGAAATGCTGCTCGGCCTGGTGAGATAA